A genomic stretch from Acidobacteriota bacterium includes:
- a CDS encoding ABC transporter ATP-binding protein, producing the protein MSSFHHEEDVIGKAYDARLMRRLLGYLRPYRPQVALALVAIIFASVLQLAQPYLTKIAIDRYIAAGDLQGLNGVALAFLFVLLGSFTLEYVQTYTMQLTGQRVMFDLRMQIYGHLQRLDVRFYDRNPVGRLMTRVTTDVDVLNEMFTSGVVTVFGDLFTLLGIMIVMLTLDWRLALVSFLVLPLIGLVTQWFRRNVRESYRVVRIWIARINAFLQEHISGISTIQLFRREPRTCAAFDTINATHRNANIDSIFYYAVFYPAIEVIGALAAALIIWYGGGRVLEGTATLGALVAFLQYSQRFFRPISDLSEKFNVLQGAMVSSERIFLLLDTPVEIGREGYAEEEWQEENGKRQQGKVKREKEPSIVFEDVWFAYDGANYVLKDLSFEAAAGERVAIVGATGAGKSTIINLLLRFYDVSRGRILVGGEDIRRIDLRELRSLFSLVLQDVHLFSGTIGGNIRLGNEAITDAAVWNAARAVHADSFIERLPDGLAAKVAERGATLSVGQKQLLSFARALAFDPRILILDEATSSVDTETELLIRDALHVLMAGRTTIAIAHRLSTIQDMNTILVLHKGELRESGTHQELLAHRGLYYKLYQLQYKDQERRPAGSARTAP; encoded by the coding sequence ATGTCGTCGTTCCATCACGAAGAAGACGTCATCGGAAAGGCCTACGACGCGCGCCTCATGCGGCGGCTGCTCGGGTACCTGCGGCCGTACCGCCCCCAGGTGGCGCTCGCCCTCGTGGCGATCATCTTCGCATCCGTCCTGCAGCTCGCTCAGCCGTACCTGACCAAGATTGCCATCGACCGCTACATCGCGGCCGGCGACCTGCAGGGGTTGAACGGCGTCGCGCTCGCATTCCTGTTCGTCCTGCTCGGCTCCTTCACGCTCGAGTACGTGCAGACCTACACGATGCAGCTGACCGGCCAGCGCGTCATGTTCGATCTGCGGATGCAGATTTACGGTCACCTGCAGCGGCTGGACGTGCGTTTCTACGACCGCAACCCCGTCGGCCGGCTGATGACGCGGGTCACCACGGACGTGGACGTCCTCAACGAGATGTTCACGTCCGGGGTCGTCACGGTGTTCGGCGACCTGTTCACGCTGCTGGGCATCATGATCGTGATGCTCACGCTGGACTGGCGGCTGGCGCTCGTGTCGTTCCTCGTCCTGCCGCTCATCGGGCTCGTGACGCAGTGGTTCCGCCGCAACGTGCGCGAGTCGTACCGCGTCGTCCGGATCTGGATCGCGCGCATCAACGCGTTCCTGCAGGAGCACATCAGCGGCATCTCCACGATCCAGCTGTTCAGGCGCGAGCCGCGCACGTGTGCCGCCTTCGACACGATCAACGCGACGCATCGCAACGCGAACATCGACTCGATCTTCTACTACGCCGTGTTCTACCCGGCGATCGAAGTGATCGGCGCGCTGGCCGCGGCCCTGATCATCTGGTACGGCGGCGGCCGCGTGCTCGAGGGGACCGCCACGCTGGGCGCGCTCGTCGCCTTCCTCCAGTACTCGCAGCGCTTCTTCCGCCCGATCAGCGACCTCTCGGAAAAGTTCAACGTGCTGCAGGGCGCGATGGTGTCGTCCGAGCGGATCTTCCTGCTGCTGGATACGCCGGTCGAGATCGGGCGCGAGGGGTACGCGGAGGAAGAATGGCAAGAGGAAAACGGGAAAAGGCAACAGGGTAAGGTCAAAAGGGAAAAAGAGCCGTCGATCGTGTTCGAGGACGTGTGGTTCGCCTACGACGGCGCGAACTACGTGCTGAAGGACCTCTCGTTCGAGGCCGCGGCGGGCGAGCGCGTGGCGATCGTGGGCGCGACCGGGGCGGGCAAGTCCACGATCATCAACCTGCTGCTGCGCTTCTACGACGTGAGCAGGGGACGGATCCTGGTGGGCGGCGAGGACATCCGCCGCATCGACCTCCGGGAACTTCGGTCCCTGTTCAGCCTGGTCCTCCAGGACGTGCACCTGTTCTCGGGCACGATCGGCGGCAACATCCGGCTGGGCAACGAGGCGATCACGGATGCGGCGGTGTGGAACGCCGCGCGCGCGGTGCACGCCGACAGCTTCATCGAGCGCCTGCCCGACGGCCTGGCGGCGAAGGTCGCCGAGCGCGGCGCGACGCTCTCGGTCGGGCAGAAGCAGCTCCTGTCGTTCGCTCGCGCGCTCGCCTTCGATCCGCGCATCCTCATCCTGGACGAGGCGACATCCAGCGTCGACACCGAGACCGAACTGCTGATCCGCGACGCCCTGCACGTGCTCATGGCCGGTCGCACCACGATCGCCATCGCACACCGCCTCTCGACCATCCAGGACATGAACACGATCCTGGTGCTGCACAAGGGAGAGCTCCGCGAGTCAGGCACGCACCAGGAACTGCTCGCCCATCGCGGCCTCTACTACAAGCTCTATCAGCTTCAGTACAAGGACCAGGAGCGGCGG
- a CDS encoding ABC transporter ATP-binding protein, producing the protein MGTAFRRLLPYALRVRRQFALGLACAAITTAVSLASPWILKYAIDDLTVGVTRAKLITYAATLLGIALVGGYFRFLMRRIIVGASRIIEYDLRNDFFGHLQKLPVSYFQERRTGDLMSRATNDLSAVRMMIGPAVMYSTTTLIVFVVALTLMISIDARLTLIALIPLPFVSISVKYFGSVIHRRFESIQEQLADITAVAQEALSGVRVVRAYRQEDAELARFRAANQEYFDRNRSLIRIQGLFFPSMSLFLGLGALLLLWIGSREVIRGRITLGEFVAFNSYLAMLSWPMIAFGWVTNMMQRGMASWKRMLDVLDAEPAVITHAPPGRPVVPVIARGGIEIRDLTFSYNGTGEPVLRSVSAKIEPGQTVALVGPTGSGKSALLSLLPRLHEPPPRSVFIDGVDVRDIPLPVLRRAIGFVPQEPFLFSDTVANNIALGVEAESGTVTLSARSQESVTVPLSAVLSAVREAAAVARLDKDIEAFSKGFDTMVGERGITLSGGQKQRTAIARAIVTDPPILVLDDALSAVDTYTEEEILTRLKQVMKQRTSLIVSHRVSTVRHADQILVLDEGRIGERGRHDELVAQGGAYAELYRKQLLEEELTAS; encoded by the coding sequence ATGGGGACCGCGTTCCGCCGCCTGCTGCCGTACGCACTCAGGGTCAGGCGCCAGTTCGCCCTCGGCCTCGCGTGCGCCGCGATCACGACCGCCGTCTCGCTCGCGTCGCCGTGGATCCTGAAATACGCGATTGACGATCTCACCGTGGGCGTCACCCGCGCCAAGCTCATCACCTACGCGGCCACGCTCCTCGGCATTGCGCTCGTCGGTGGCTACTTCCGCTTCCTGATGCGCCGCATCATCGTCGGCGCCTCGCGGATCATCGAGTACGACCTGCGCAACGACTTCTTCGGCCACCTGCAGAAGCTGCCCGTGAGCTACTTCCAGGAGCGCAGGACCGGCGACCTCATGTCGCGCGCCACCAACGACCTCAGCGCCGTCCGCATGATGATCGGCCCCGCCGTCATGTACTCGACGACGACGCTGATCGTGTTCGTCGTGGCGCTGACGCTGATGATCTCGATCGACGCGAGGCTGACGCTCATCGCGCTGATCCCGCTGCCGTTCGTGTCGATCTCGGTCAAGTACTTCGGTTCGGTCATCCACCGCCGCTTCGAGAGCATCCAGGAGCAACTCGCCGACATCACGGCCGTCGCGCAGGAAGCCCTCTCCGGCGTCCGGGTCGTGCGCGCGTACCGGCAGGAGGACGCCGAGTTGGCGCGGTTCAGGGCCGCCAACCAGGAGTATTTCGACCGGAACCGGTCGCTCATCCGGATCCAGGGGCTGTTCTTCCCCAGCATGTCCCTGTTCCTGGGCCTCGGCGCGCTGCTCCTGCTCTGGATAGGCAGCCGCGAAGTGATCCGCGGCCGGATCACGCTCGGCGAGTTCGTCGCGTTCAACTCGTACCTGGCGATGCTGAGCTGGCCGATGATTGCATTCGGCTGGGTGACGAACATGATGCAGCGGGGGATGGCGTCGTGGAAACGCATGCTCGACGTGCTGGACGCCGAGCCCGCCGTGATCACCCACGCGCCTCCGGGCCGCCCCGTCGTCCCGGTCATCGCGCGTGGTGGCATCGAGATCAGGGATCTGACGTTCAGCTACAACGGGACCGGCGAACCCGTTCTGCGCAGCGTCTCGGCGAAGATCGAACCCGGCCAGACGGTGGCGCTCGTCGGGCCCACCGGATCGGGCAAGTCGGCGCTGCTGTCGCTGCTGCCGCGCCTGCACGAGCCGCCGCCGCGCAGCGTCTTCATCGACGGCGTGGACGTCCGCGACATCCCGCTCCCGGTGCTCCGCAGGGCGATTGGCTTCGTGCCGCAGGAGCCGTTCCTGTTCTCGGACACCGTGGCCAACAACATCGCGCTGGGGGTGGAGGCGGAAAGTGGGACAGTCACACTTTCCGCTCGCTCACAGGAAAGTGTGACTGTCCCACTTTCCGCGGTCCTTTCCGCGGTCCGCGAGGCCGCGGCGGTCGCGCGGCTCGACAAGGACATCGAGGCCTTCTCGAAGGGCTTCGACACGATGGTCGGCGAGCGCGGGATCACGCTCTCCGGGGGACAGAAGCAGCGCACCGCCATTGCGCGCGCGATCGTGACCGACCCGCCCATCCTCGTCCTGGACGACGCGCTGTCGGCGGTGGACACGTATACGGAGGAGGAAATCCTGACGCGGCTCAAGCAGGTCATGAAGCAGCGCACGTCGCTGATCGTCTCGCACCGGGTGTCCACCGTCCGCCACGCGGACCAGATTTTGGTGCTCGACGAGGGGCGGATCGGCGAGCGCGGCCGCCACGACGAGCTGGTCGCGCAGGGGGGCGCGTACGCGGAGCTGTACCGCAAGCAGCTCCTCGAGGAGGAGCTGACCGCGAGCTAG